The window GACACAAATGGAGGGAGAGTATAGCTGGGGGAGTAGCCCCTGCTGGTAGTAGGCATTCctagccaccactgccaccgggCTATTCAGGGTTTGAGGAGGATCCCAAAGCAACTTCAAgccaaaaacctgtttctttcAAAGGGCTGTGTGCACATGCAACTCTGTCCAAAATGGGCTGTCTACCTACTCTCAAAGCCTCAGTCACCACTTCCATTCTGTCTGGATTAAAGCTTCATCTTGTTTACACCCTCATTTATTCCAAAATGGATGCCAAGGACTGGTTCAGAACCTCCAGAAGTTAAAATCTAGAATCTTCATGTGAAAGCTTGTGACAATATATCTGATATATTTAATGTTTGAATGTTCTTTGTGTAAAAGTGTCTCTGCTGATCTAAGACGACTACGTCAGGATAAAGACAACGGGTGCCTTCCCACAGGTATGCATACAGTAGTTATGTTCAATTATCTCTCTAGAGAGGTCTTTGCAGTTTGAAATGCTCTGGTTCAACAacagaatgggaggagagctggtcttgtgggaccaagcatgaattgtcccctttgctaagcagggtccaccctggtttgcatttgaatgggagatgtgagcactgtaaagacGTCTCCcaggatgaggccactctgggaagagtatctaggttccaagttccctccctggcatctccaagatagggctgagagagactcctgcctgcaaccttggagaagccgctgccagtctatgtacacaatactgagctagatggaccaatggtctgactctgtataaatcAGCTTGCTATGTTGCTATATGTCATATGCTTCCAACTTCAGTATAAGTAAATTTCAAAGAATCATAGGCTAGTGGTTCAATAGGTATCTTACTGGCATTGGTTGaattctctctccccacaacaCCAAAACAAGCGTGTgttatgcatgcacacacctgcctcttttttctttttaagaagcaCACTATCCTATAATAGGATATTCAGACTTGTAGCATTTCAAAGGGGTCACATCTCTGCTTTATTAACACTTCATGTTGAATGCTGTATTAGGGTCAATTTACACTTTATGGTAGTCAGGGTGCATACCTAATAATTTTCAAGTGTAAACTGTGAGCAACAAGTGAGAGCAAAGCTGAATTTGTAATCTATCATTACGTAGCCAGGATTGGCTGGAGTTTTCGTTCGTGCATTTTTAGTGGCTGTTTGTATATACAGTGTTTAAGGTGTCTGGTCATCAGACCTTTCAATTTTTgacatcataggaagctgccgtatacggagtcagaccataggtccatctctacacagactggtagtggcttctccaaggttgcaggcaggaatttccctgccagggagggaatttagaaCCTAGACACACTAACCAGGGTGCCACCATCCCCTGGCCTAAAGGGAACatccacttctagtctcccattcatatatacaccatgctaaggggacaagtcatgctttgcaAGGTAACTTGCAATTAATTTCCTTAGAGGTAGAATACCCCTACACAAGCAGAAAGCACTTCGGCTCAGGTATAGGGATTGTGCCTTCTGCTTCCCATTCCCTTAGTTTGATGTCATTTGGGGGAGTCCCCAATGACCTGGAGTGGCTTTGCTGGTGTCACAGTGGgctgcagctggggtggggtggggaatgtgaTTGTCCCATatcttctgcccccccccgaaCATGTGGAAGTGAGTTGCACAGATGGATCTTTAATAGTTTCATTTCCTAATACAGTAAAACAGCAGCAAAGCAGGTTAAAATAAAAGTATATGCTTAGGTTGCAGCACCACAGCCTGCTGGTATGCagtcaatggggggtgggggggagctaaGATTATGGAATTACAGAAGTGACGGCAACTGGAGGAGAAGCAGTTATGGAACTCTCTCCAGGCTAAAGGGGCTGTATAAGCCTTTGGTGCTAAAGAGACCCTGCTGCAGTTTGGTGTCAGGAATCACATTTCAAGCACATTTCTTATTAACAGAATCCTCAGGACCCCCAGCAAACAACTTTCAGGGATTCTTTCAAATAAGTCATAGAGTATAAACCCAATTTACAACTACTGTTGATCTGCCCTTTGAGTGATAaaagcagacagatgctcttgCAACTTACACTTGCTTAGGTAGTTAGCTGTCTCATTAACTACTGCGGCTTCAGGGCTCTTGTTCCCAATAAGAGTTTACTGCTTACACATTGCctcttttgcagtttgtcctTGTTGCAAATCATCAGTTATTAGTTTGCCCTGTCTGTACACTGCAGGAAAACAATACTATTTAGCTATCTCAAGCAGCAACCTTCAACAGAACAGTGGAATCCTGCAGTGCTTAATTTCTAGAAAAAGATGTTGGGGGTTGATTGGCAATTGCACTTTTATTATCTAAATGTCTTTTCACCTCAGTCCTAGTAAGCAGAGACAGCTAGTTTTTCAGAACTGCGAGGAAGAATACTCTAAACCTACTAAAGAGCATTTCAGTCTATTTATCTTTCAGGGCTGAGCCATGGCACAAAATGTAGCATTGCGTCAGAGTCAACAGACCTCAATTATATGTCAAGCTTTTGAACTCTGGCGTTGGAGAGGAcctgaggataccacggacagccaggaaaacaaatggattatagaacaaaccaatccagaattttcacttgaggcacaaatgaccaggctcaaactaataataccttggacacattatgtgaaaacccagctcccctgagaagttcataagcaaggtgtatggactcgatttacgacagcaatgaatgcaccactgagagagcttaaaggccaagttgaagacagataatcctggagagaatctttctatgtggtcgctaggagtcgacaccgacttgacagcacttaatcaaaagTAGCAACAAGAGTGTGTAACCAAATACAAGCAATTTCTAACGTGCGTACGACCTATCACAAATGCTATTTTATTAACTGCAAACAAAGTCAACAAGTTACACTGGCTTACGAGCGAGGGGGTGGGTTTGCCGAACTTctcgggtttgtttgttttgctctttttaaagcACTATAGCGATCATCTGCTTTACAGAATAACCTAAACGAAACTTAGGAACTCTGCTCTTCATAGCTGCCCTTCGAAGAGTGGCCGACTGGCAATCTTTTTACAAAGTCATCCAAGCACAAGTCTAAAAATAtttaccaggggtgtagctataattgagcggatgagttcaaagaacccgctcCCCTGAgtggcccccagccccacccgcTCCCTACCTTCTTCATTAACTCGAGGGGCTGCCAGACACTggggtgaacacggccccctctcccctacctacGCCCGTTCACAGCAGAAACGAGAAAGGTTTCCCGCCCACACCCCGTTTACAGACGTCTCCCTTTCCCACGTTCTCTCTGCGTATGGGCTCGCCCACCTAGCCTGGATGTCTCTTTTCTCATCGAGGACACACCCCTTTATCAGTAATCTAGTAACGTCTCTCAGTATAGTTGTAGTTCTTGCAAGGGGGAGCTGGGGCAGAGATCGGCTATGGAGCTCCCTAAAAGAGTCGATTCAGTGGCGGGGCGCGGCGGGCGGGCGAATCACTTTTGTCGCTTCTGGGTACGCAACTGGGGGACTCTGAACTTCTCGTCCCGACGCGCCACCCTCAATCCCTTGCAAGAGGTCGCTCAGCATGGAGATGTAGATTTTAGCCATCTGCAAAGTCTCCGCCTTGGAGAGCTTCCGCTCGCCTCGCAGCGCAGGGACGACGCTCCGCAGTCgatcaaaggccaagttgagcaCCAACATGCGCCTCCTTTCCCGGGCATTGGCAGCCAACCGCCGGCGCTGTCTGGTCCACGCCCCACCTAGAGGTTCCCGTCCGCCCGGCACCTCGAGCGCTTTCCTGTGCTGCAGTCCAGTCTTCTGCCGCGACCTGCCTGGCTGGGGATTCAATGCGACCCCTACGTGACGCAGGCAGCTCGCTCCACGGGGAAAATGCGGCTCGGGTATCGTCCAGAGACCGACAGTCGGCTGGAAAGAGTTCACATTTCCATTTCCCAGACCCGGAGAtcttcctctccctttgcccGCCTCCTTTTGCCAAGAGGCAGATTGCTGTAAGGAGCTGCAGGTGCCGAAGCCGGCCCGTCCTGGCTGCGGGCGAGAGCAGAGCGCTTTCATTGCGGCCCGGGTGGGAGGTCTGCTTAGTGCTCTCGATCGCTCCCCGCCCCCGGCTTGTCTTCGCAGAGCAGAACACGTGCGACGGTCCAGTTAAAGACCCTGAGCCTGGTTTGTTTATATTGCAAAGCTGGGCGGAAGGGGGGCGACCGAGCGGTGTGGAGAAGCTTGCTGGGCGGCGAAAAGGGGACGAAACGGAGCCGCCGGGGTTCAAAGCTAAGCCGCGATAAGTTTTGTCACTCCtcaaagcagaagaagaagaagaaaaggagaaggggcgggatgggggagagaatggGGAGGAGAGTTTAAGTGAGTTCATTCAGTTTGGATTAGTCTCTCTCGAGTGAGCCCCTGAAGTGTGGCAACAGGAATCAAAGAGGCGTTAATCCTCTAATCTAAAATGTAATTAGATCAGgcgacctcccccccccgccccctttcaaGTGGAAGGATCGCATGCTCTTTGGAGTTCGTAAAAGCAACAGTTTTAAGAATCCGCCGCATTCAGGCAGCAGGATTTAGTAGAtatgggtttttgtgtgtgtgatagagataggtagatatagatatagactaATAGGTTCCGGATCTGCCTAAATAGAAACCTGCAGACAGTGGAATGACTTTCCAGGGGTGGTTAGGCTGTGAATACACGTGCACGTGCTGCTTTTATTAATCCCGTAAAGTAGAGAGTTTAGGCCTGATTCTCGCAAACCGCAGATAGACGACAAACCCACAAACCCATGTCTGGATTGTGCACTTCAGGGCTAAATAGCACACTATAAAGGAGAGTTGTGATTAGCtttcctgatttatttatttgcacttcAAAGTAGTTCCAAATTGCTGGTGGAGCGTATTTAACTCCGGCCCTGCTGTTTTCCTGATCGGACGCGGGTCCTCCTCTTCTGTATTCAGGGAAACTACTTGCAATGCATGGAAGAGataacataacagccctgctggatcaggcccaaggcccatctagtccagcatgtaCCTGTGTGGGCTTGCCACCTCATTTGCTGTTGGAGAACTAGGCCTTGTTagttttttcattattattattattattattattattaaatcaccTTGGAGTAAGGATCAATGTAGTACACATATAGTAGCATGAGATGGTAGAGCTCTGAGATGGTACAATGGACTCTTCCATTTATACTGGCAAAGTGTGGAGTCTCACATGTTGGCAAActtgagggtttttttgttaCCATCAAGTGCAAAATTACTGCAGCAAGGAACTGGCTAGGCTAGAACTTTCCCCCCAGTAGCATTAAAATGGAATTCCCCTCTCTGCTgtttgaagtggtatagtccactCTGTCACCTTTAGATGTACCTGTTCTGCTGCATGTATAAACCAACCAAGCcacgctttacctttaagagGAGGAGCCTTGAAAGTCAAAGGTCAAAATTTCACCCAGCAATCCTATCCCGCCCCCTCCACACACTTGGCCCCTTCTCCTTGTCTGTTGTTGTAGGATTTTCTTGTCCCCACTCTTCAGACAAAACTCTGCAAACCATTTGTTTTCTATCTCCTTGACCCTCAACCTGAGTGTGTAACTCTTTATTATtaattactttattattattattaataataataataataataattttattttaaaatatttatattctgctcctccagtacaatactgctcggggcatcTGGAGATGGAGACCTCACTTAAGACCTCATTTAATTCACAAGAGTTCAAAATGCATTTAAGGGTTTTACCTTGCCTTCTAGTTTATTATAAGCTGGCAGAACATGCCGTTCGATCAGTCAGAAGAACGAATgtgacaccaccaccactccccgccccccgctcccAAGCAGAATCAACTTTCTGAACAGTGGACCATTAGCCAGCTTATGGGTAGCCTTGTGGTCAAAGATCTTTTTGGGCTCTGGCCTGGATCTGTTACTGACTAAGGTGCCCATGCTCCCTACCAGCGCTCTCCCCCTTCAGGAAGGCAGTAGCTCCTCTCTAACGGCTTTCCACAGGAGAGAAGAGGCAGGCCTTCTGAGGCTACAATCCTGTGCACAATCACAGgagagtaagttccactgaagctCCACAGAAGACATAAATGAACCTCTAACTAGACTTTGAGAGTTTACAAGCTTTTGCTTCTGTCGTATAATCTATTCTGCTTGTCACCTGCAAGCTTTGACCAGCAATACCTAGTCCAATAAAGGCTGCAGTTTAGTCTAATGCAGTTTAATTGAGCCTGCTAGAGTTTAGGGCGATGCATGGGTGGCCCCAGGCAAATCACTAAcagctgcttccccccccacccctctttcaaaactgaccaTTTGCAAACTTTGAAAAGTGGTGTGGAGGACAGGGAAGAGGGATGgctagcagcagtagcagcagcagcctctttcCTTGAGCTTCCTGCAAGCTTTGCGAGGAGTGTAGAGGGAGTGGTTTCTGGCCAGGCTGGCAAGGACCAGATGGGTcctaaagagctgctctgatggtggtgtggggaggcatcacctccccttccctcctggtGGGATGGATGGAAAGGGGACCTCATGCGAAGGAGATCAGGAGAGGACTCCTGTGTCTTTAATGGGTGTTCTGGAAGAGGTAATGTGGGCTGGTGCAGCTGCAGCTAATTaatgtggggggggcaggggagagggagaagaataccCGCTAATAggaatggagctgtagctcagccgtagagcatctgctttgcatgcagaaggtcccgggttcaatccctggcatctccaagtagggcaaggaaagtcttctgcctgaaaccttggagaagccactgccagtcagtgcagacacactactgagctagatggaccaatggtctgacttggaacaaggcggcttcctatgttcttaaagaaGTCCCTGGTAAGGAaatgcatcccccccacccccgccaaatcTGGAAACCTAGACCATATGCAAGGTACTCGGAGGCCAGAACTAGGCATTTGGCAGTTAAACACAGGCTTCCCAATCCAGTCCTTGTCTCCAGTATACAACGTGGAGGCATTTCGGGGGACAAACAGCCGAGGCGTGTGTATGAGCGCTTAATCCTTCCCCACCCATAGCTTTTTCACTACTGCAACTTAGACCAGCTTTTCCCGTCAGTTGTGGGAAGACAGCCTGTGAATGGGTGGAGTCGAAAAAGCACTCGACAGGGGAAGGACCAAGGAAGCACCCTTCACTCAGTTTCTCCCAGgcatgtacccccccccccccacagctctgcATGTCAGAGACCAACATCAGATTGGGAATCCCATTCCATGTTTGCAGCGAAACCTCTACTTGTCGCCTTAGACCAGCTTAGCTTAGAATGGGAGAACGGTTTGTGTCATCAGATTATTATTTATCCCTGGTCTCGTCACACCCCCACAGTCTCGTTCTGCAGAGCCTTTCCAGTGCCCTTCTTTTTTAATATCTCCCTGCCCCCCGCTTAGTAAAGCAGCACTGTTTATCCGGTCCTACATTGAAATTGCAGGGAGATATAAAAAAGCAGAGTAGAAAGGGAAGGcgggggtgttgggggggggggacatgtttTCTTTCTCCTGTGGTTTGTTAGAATACCAGAATGCTACAGGAATCAGACGTCTCTGCAGGAAGCCTGCATTAATGAAAGGTCATTCCAGGACTTGATTCCGTATTAGCCACTTTGAAAAGGCTTGCCTCTCTCTTGAATCGCTTTCAAACatctattaaaaattaaaagctcAGCGGGATAAAATGCGAGTGCCTCCAAACCTCTCCTTTTCCTAGGAACATTTGATAGAAAATCTACGATCCCTGGtagtggcggcgggggggagggggcgttcTGTGCTAAACTGCAGGcaatccagatttttttttttttaaagaagtctacTGGATTGTTCCCTACATTGAAATACCATTAGGATTGTCTTGCTGTATCAGACCAAGGTCCAGGAGGCTCACACACACAGCGCAAGAAGAATATGGCATTCCTCTTTATTAAGAAGATAAAgtagcacttatttatttattaatttttacatttatataccgcctttcgttaaaagaaaaccccaaagcggtttacaaaagttaaaacatacaataaaaaggcaataaaaacatcaagcaaaaaatataaaaacaggcataaaaacaggcataaaaacaatacaacagataaaaacatacagaagcagcagtaaaaacgattatgtaaaagcctgggtaaaaagccaagtctttacaagctttctaaaaaccgtgatggagtccgaggaacgaatggccaccgggagagcattccagagtctataTTAGATTATTAAAATGGAGTAATTTTGCATCTGGAAACACCCACTATGGGTTgaagaagttaaaaaaaaccccactaactTTGAACTATGGTGCTCCCTactgtgtatgtatttatttatcatatttatatattaataataataatataggaaaaaaggaaggaaaagctgtgccatcaagtcagtgtcaactcctggcgaccacagagccatgtggttttcttggaagaatacaggagtggtttaccattgccttctcccatgcagtatgagatgatacctttcagcaccttcctatatcactgctgcccgatagaggagtttcccatattctgggaaaaacaccagcgggaattcaaaccaacagcctcctgctctctggggaggttgcttccccactgtgccaataGGTGgcttgtatttatatactgccccatataaaatctttgggtgatttacaaattaaaaacacaattaaaattttaaatcacATAAAGCAGATTAACATAGCCATcaatacaacttttaaaatattataaactaaaagcctgataaaataggtgcatttgcaaaagttgcttaaaaacagccgGAGGTggagaggttctgatttcatcGGGGAATGTGTTTCAGAGACCTGGGGCAATcctggagaaggcccagttttgggttgccaccaaacgaaccggtggtaactgcaaCAAGACctccctgatgatcttaataagtggcagggttcatgaaggtggcggcattctcttaaatatataACAGGGATCTTTGGCAACGGgagacctgcttagcaaattagTGAACTCCTCAACTGAAATCAGTGGTGGTTTACTTTGATATGACCCTGTTTAAGTAGAGGATCTGTTCTGTAGAGGATCAAATGTGGGAGAGGCTAACATGTAACGGCCATAAGCAAATACCTGCAGACATTTAGGCATCATTACAGTTGGGGGTGTAGTCTAAGACATTACTTTAAATGCTTCAATCAATTCAATTTAATTCCTTTATTGTGGTCCTTGATCAGTATGAACACAGTGTACATAACTCATGAATCCATACCCCTCAAACCATGATCCTTAAGAACAAATAAACCGTCACATCATTTaccccagggtgagaggctggggtgcctgcctggctgcctcttctgCTCCGCCCCCTtagttgccatctgcctccccccaggactagttgtggagaggctttgcaggactggggctgcaaggttgactttttcctggttccacctgctgatcttgctgctcagcctatataagaaggctgccagtggtggcgggtCCACCGAAGGGGCGaaaaacgagggcgagggctggacatcTTGTCCAGCTATTTGTACAGAGGGAgacattcaatagtggggcttctgtttaattagttttaagttgttttagaattgggTTAAAGTTGCCATAATGTGtgtgggtctgtctggagatggggaggcagggagcgccttcgttgaatgtggggcagttattccagtggtggtggggaatagaagaagtaacgttggcaggtcagcaggccgttccagggaaagggtagtcagaaatgtattagctgtctccccttccggctgtcctgccagctctgtgacctcagggagcagtgccaacaacccacatagccttaccttgctcctctgcaatgccaggtcggtccaaaataaatcagaactcatccatgatttgattatgacTGAAGGGGCTGACCCTTATGGATCCTTATGAAGGGGCTGACccttatggatgaaggggctgaccctGTGTATTatcgagacttggttgggggaggctagtggcccagtctggtcccagcttcttcctccaggatattctgtagaggagtgggtgaggggatgtgggcgaggaggtggagtggctgtgttctataaggataacatctcccttaccagggtcccggttggggtatcggaccatattgaatgtgtgtacttgagtttggggaccagggatagattgggacttctgttggtgtaccaatcaccccgctgcccaacagaatcccttactgagttctcggacttggtcgcagaacttgcattggagtctcccagacttttggtgctgggggacttcaatgttcatttcgggaccaatttgtccgggtcAGCTCAgtagttcatagcggccatgacaactatgggcctatcccaagtagtttctggactgatgcatattgcaggtcacacgcttgatctggtcttttactcggatcagggaggtgtttcgtgggtggggactcctatgatctccccgttgtcttggacggaccaccatctggttaaggttggacttacgaccacttcctcaggggtgaggggcctattagaatggtccgcccgaagaggttgttggatccggtaggattccaagaagccttggaggtacttaatgttggctctgctggtgatcctgttgatggcctggttgagaattggaacaacttgctcaccagggcagtagccatgattgttcctaagcgtcccctccgacctgcttcaaaactggccccttggtatacggaagttctacgggggctgaagcagcaaggtaggtgactggagtgcaagtggagaaaggctcGACTTGAATAtgacagattatgtcatagagcacatttaaagatctatgctcaagtGAAACGtgaggcaaagaagcggttctttactgcccgtattgcttctgcaaactcatGTCCGGTGGAGTTGTGCAGGCTTGtaaggggactagtatctgccccccgcCCCTTGAACCAggatttggagtcatcagttatctgctgtgatgtgtttaaagagtttttcgcagataaaatctctcggattcaggcagacttagatggagactccacaattaattctatgtctgaattggaggtgtccgacaactcctcttatgtggttcgactggatcggtttcagtttgtgactcctgaggatgtggacgagttgcttggagtggtgaggcctaccacttgttctcttgacccttgtccaacatggcttgttcaatctaacAGGGatgctgttgtaggaggcctggtggaaatcataaatgcttctctgagggaaggcaggatgcctccttgtctcaaggaggcaatcattagacctcttttaaagaagcctacattaaatccctcagagttgagcaactataggcctgtttccagcctcccatg of the Hemicordylus capensis ecotype Gifberg chromosome 3, rHemCap1.1.pri, whole genome shotgun sequence genome contains:
- the LOC128351341 gene encoding transcription factor ATOH1-like — encoded protein: MKALCSRPQPGRAGFGTCSSLQQSASWQKEAGKGRGRSPGLGNGNVNSFQPTVGLWTIPEPHFPRGASCLRHVGVALNPQPGRSRQKTGLQHRKALEVPGGREPLGGAWTRQRRRLAANARERRRMLVLNLAFDRLRSVVPALRGERKLSKAETLQMAKIYISMLSDLLQGIEGGASGREVQSPPVAYPEATKVIRPPAAPRH